One region of Brassica napus cultivar Da-Ae chromosome A10, Da-Ae, whole genome shotgun sequence genomic DNA includes:
- the LOC106372639 gene encoding exocyst complex component EXO70A1-like, with amino-acid sequence MAVDSGMDLLSERAVLMRESLQKSQTITDNVVSILGSFDSRLSALESAMRPTQIRTHAIRKAHENIDKTLKSAEVILSQFDLLRQAETKVLKGPHEDLESYLEAIAQLRKVIRYFSSNKGFKNSDGVLNHANSLLAKAQSKLEEEFKQLLVSYSKAVEPDRLFDGLPNSLRPSADGEGNGKAHGGHHNDDSETAAYTLPVLIPSRVLPLLHDLAQQMVQAGHQQLLLQIYRETRTFVLEESLRKLGVEKLSKEDVQRMQWEVLEAKIGNWIHFMRIAVKLLFAGERQVCDQIFRGFDSLSDQCFAEVTVSSVSMLLSFGDAIARSKRSPEKLFVLLDMYEIMRELHTEIETIFKGKACLEIRNSATGLTKRLAQTAQETFGDFEEAVEKDATKTAVLDGTVHPLTSYVINYVKFLFDYQATLKQLFSEFGNGDDSNSQLASVTMRIMQALQNNLEGKSKQYKDQALTHLFLMNNIHYMVRSVRRSEAKDLLGDDWVQRHRRVVQQHANLYKRTAWTKILQTSSAQGLTSSGGGSVEGGNSSGVSRGLLKERFKMFNMQFDELHQRQSQWTVPDTELRESLRLAVAEVLLPAYRSFLKRFGPLVESGKNSQRYIKYTAEDLERLLGELFEGKSMNEPRR; translated from the exons ATGGCCGTCGATAGCGGAATGGATCTGCTCAGCGAGAGAGCTGTGCTGATGAGAGAGTCTCTCCAGAAGAGTCAAACCATCACCGATAATGTCGTCTCCATCCTCGGCTCCTTCGATAGCCGTCTCTCCGCTCTCGAATCCGCCATGCGTCCCACTCAG ATTAGAACGCACGCGATAAGGAAAGCTCACGAGAATATTGATAAGACTCTCAAATCCGCTGAGGTTATTCTGTCTCAGTTTGATCTCCTCCGTCAG GCAGAGACTAAAGTACTCAAGGGGCCACATGAGGACCTGGAGAGTTATTTGGAGGCTATAGCTCAACTCAGAAAAGTTATTCGTTATTTTAGCAGCAACAAAGGCTTTAAGAACAGTGATGGAGTCCTCAACCATGCTAATAGCTTGCTTGCTAAAGCTCAGTCTAAGCTGGAGGAGGAGTTTAAACAGTTGCTAGTTTCTTACAG CAAAGCTGTGGAGCCTGATCGCCTTTTCGATGGCCTTCCTAACTCACTGAGACCATCCGCAGACGGTGAGGGTAATGGAAAAGCCCACGGAGGACACCATAACGATGACTCAGAAACTGCTGCTTATACACTTCCAGTCCTCATTCCATCAAGGGTGTTGCCACTTTTGCATGATTTGGCTCAGCAAATGGTTCAAGCTGGTCACCAGCAACTGCTGCTACAAATTTATAG AGAAACACGTACTTTTGTATTGGAAGAGAGCTTAAGGAAACTGGGAGTTGAAAAACTTAGCAAAGAGGATGTTCAGAGGATGCAGTGGGAAGTTTTGGAGGCCAAAATTGGAAATTGGATCCATTTCATGCGCATTGCT GTTAAATTGCTCTTTGCCGGAGAAAGGCAAGTATGTGACCAGATATTCCGAGGCTTCGATTCTCTTAGTGATCAGTGTTTTGCAGAAGTTACAGTGAGCAGTGTCTCAATGCTACTTAGCTTTGGGGATGCCATAGCTAGAAGCAAGAGATCTCCAGAAAAGTTGTTTGTACTGTTAGACATGTATGAGATAATGCGGGAGCTTCATACAGAG ATTGAGACAATTTTCAAAGGTAAAGCATGCCTTGAAATTAGAAACTCTGCTACGGGGTTGACAAAGCGGCTGGCTCAGACTGCTCAGGAAACATTTGGTGACTTCGAAGAAGCTGTTGAAAAAGATGCTACAAAGACTGCTGTTCTAGATGGGACTGTCCACCCACTAACAAGCTATGTTATCAATTATGTCAAGTTCTTATTTGA CTACCAAGCGACTTTGAAGCAACTTTTCTCGGAATTTGGAAATGGAGACGACTCGAACTCTCAGCTTGCATCCGTAACAATGAGGATAATGCAGGCGCTTCAAAACAACCTGGAGGGAAAATCGAAACAGTACAAAGATCAAGCACTGACACACTTGTTCTTGATGAACAACATACATTATATGGTTAGATCTGTGCGCAG GTCTGAAGCTAAGGATTTGTTAGGCGATGATTGGGTTCAAAGGCATAGGCGTGTCGTTCAGCAACATGCAAACCTATACAAAAGGACTGCTTGGACAAAG atATTACAAACCTCGTCGGCGCAAGGGTTGACCTCGTCCGGAGGAGGAAGTGTAGAGGGAGGAAACAGCAGCGGAGTTTCAAGAGGGTTATTGAAAGAGAG GTTCAAGATGTTCAATATGCAATTTGATGAGTTGCATCAAAGACAATCGCAATGGACAGTTCCAGACACAGAGCTAAGAGAGTCACTAAGACTTGCTGTTGCTGAAGTATTATTGCCTgcttatagatcattcctcaaACGCTTTGG GCCTCTGGTTGAGAGTGGGAAGAATTCTCAGAGATACATAAAGTATACAGCTGAAGATCTTGAGAGATTGCTGGGTGAGTTGTTTGAAGGAAAGTCTATGAATGAACCACGACGGTAA